The Pochonia chlamydosporia 170 chromosome 1, whole genome shotgun sequence genome window below encodes:
- a CDS encoding DNA polymerase delta subunit 4 (similar to Metarhizium acridum CQMa 102 XP_007809974.1): MPTTRRSTGATRGRTGPTKGQSTISFANKVTKSVPKDVKDTLVKPTTTKIEVPERTKPAEKKVEEVVEDPVDEQEDDDQEEPEIKEEVPEKSEAEIKAEKLTNSQIDKYWKGIEKERKAPRVHQEGLSVNDKVLRYFDVSSQYGPCIGIDRMKRWQRAHRLGLNPPIEVLSVLLKEENNANKEAETAQMDHILNSIAVGS, encoded by the exons ATGCCCACCACTCGACGATCAACAGGCGCAACCCGCGGCCGCACCGGCCCTACAAAAGGTCAATCAACAATCAGCTTCGCCAACAAAGTCACCAAGAGCGTACCGAAAGATGTAAAAGATACTCTAGTAAAGCCGACGACCACCAAGATCGAAGTTCCCGAGAGAACGAAACCcgccgagaagaaggtggAAGAGGTTGTTGAAGACCCTGTAGACGAgcaggaagatgatgatcaGGAAGAGCCTGAGATCAAGGAGGAAGTTCCTGAAAAATCTGAAGCAGAGATaaaggctgagaagcttACAAACTCGCAAATCGACAAGTACTGGAAGGGTATTGAAAAGGAGCGCAAGGCGCCAAGGGTGCACCAGGAGGGCCTGTCTGTGAACGACAAGGTTTTGCGATACTTTGATGTTAGCTCTCAATATGGG CCTTGCATTGGAATCGATCGAATGAAGAGGTGGCAAAGAGCGCACCGTCTTGGCTTGAATCCTCCGATTGAGGTGCTCTCCGTGTTACTCAAGGAGGAGAACAATGCCAATAAGGAGGCGGAGACAGCACAGATGGATCACATTCTGAACTCTATCGCCG